CGGGCGGGGCGGGGGCGCAGCCGACGGGGTGGGCACGCCCGTTGGCTGCGCGGGGGCGGCCGCGGGCCGGGCGCCGACGTCCGTCGGGCCGGTGGGTCCGGCGGGGCCGCCGGAGGGCTCCTCAGGGGCGGCGGCCGACCAGGCGGAGGCAGCCGTGGGCCGGGTGGGGCTGTCGAAGGTCTCTACGGGGGCGGCCGGAGCGCCCGCCGCCCCGGCGGGGGCGGTCGTGGGCCGGGGGGGCGGGCGGGCGCGCGCGACAGCGGCGACCGCGGGCCGGGCGGGGCCGCCCATGCGCCCGGTCGGGGCGGCCGCGGGCCGGGGCGGCTCGGACGGCAAGGCCGTCGGCGCGGGCGGCGCGGGCGCGGCTCGGACGACCGGCGCGGGGGGCGCGGCAGAGGCAGGCCGTGCGGTCGCGGGCGCGGGCAGCGCGGGCGCGGCAGAGGCAGGCCGTGCGGCCATCGGGGCGGACGCGGTCGTCGGCGCAGCCGGGGCAGGGCGGGTGGCCGACGGCTGCGCCGGGGCCGGTGCCGGGGTCGTCGGCCGTGCCGGGGCCGGCGGCGGGGTCGTCGCGGTGATCGGGCGCAGGCGGGTCGTCGTCTCCACCGGCGGGAGGTCCGAGGCGTCCGTCCTCGGGAGGTCCGGGGCGTCCGTGGTGTCCCGCGGCGGGAGCAGCGCGTCCGTGATGCGGGAGGTCGTGGGGCCGTGCTCGCCCGTCATCCCCGTCCCCCCGCTCGTGTCGACAATGCCCGTCACTCTACGGGCTGTTCCCCCGCGCACGGGAACCCAGGGGCTACCCACCCGTAAACCGGTCTGGCAAGCTCGGGCCATGACTCCCCGTGCCGCCGACCGGGCCCGATACGACCGGGCCACCGCCCATCTCGACGCGCCCGTGGCGATCGTCGACCTGGAGGCCTTCGACGCCAACGCGGCGGACCTCGTGCGCCGGGCCGGGGGCAAGCCGGTCCGGGTGGCGAGCAAGTCCGTGCGGTGCCGGGCACTGCTCGAACGGGTCCTCGCGCGGGACGGCTTCGCCGGGATCATGTCGTTCACGCTCGACGAGTCGCTGTGGCTGGCTCGGGCCGGGTTCGAGGACGTGCTGCTCGCGTATCCGTCGGCGGACCGCGCCGGCTTCGGCGAGCTCGCGCGGGATCCGAAGCTCGCCGCCGCCGTCACCGTGATGGTCGACGACGTGGCGCAGCTCGATCTGATCGACACCGCCCGCGCGGGCGGGACCGAGGAGGTGCGGGTCTGTCTGGAGCTGGACACCGCGCTGCAGCTGTGGGGTGGGCGGATACGGGTGGGAGCCCGGCGGTCCCCGTTGCGGACCCCGGCCGACCTGGCCGAGCTGGCGCGCTCCGTCGTGCGGCGGCCCGGTTTCCGGCTCGTCGGGATCATGGCGTACGAGGGGCATGTCGCCGGGGTCGGGGACGCGGTCGCCGGTCGGCCGCTGCGCTCGCGGGCGATCCGGCTCATGCAGTCGGCCGCCCGCAAGGAGCTCGCCGAGCGGCGCGCCGCCGCGGTGCGGGCCGTCCGGGCGCTCGCACCGGACCTGGAGTTCGTGAACGGCGGCGGTACCGGGAGCGTGCAGCACACGGCCGCCGAGGACGCGGTCACGGAGATCGCCGCCGGTTCGGGCCTCTTCGTGCCGCGCCTCTTCGACAACTACACGTCCTTCACCGGCCGCCCCGCCGCCCTCTTCGCACAGCCGGTCGTCCGCCGCCCCGGCGTGGGCGTGGTGACGGTCCTCGGCGGCGGGTACCCGGCCTCCGGTGCCGCCGGCCCGGACCGGCTGCCCGTCCCGTACCTGCCGGAGGGGCTCCGGTACGACCCCCAGGAGGGTCCCGGCGAGGTGCAGACCCCGCTGCTCGGCTCCCCCGCCGACGATCTGCGGATCGGCGACAAGGTCTGGTTCCGGCACGCGAAGGCCGGGGAGCTGTGCGAGCGGTTCGAGAGCCTGCACCTGGTCGAGGGGGATCGCGTCACGGCGACCGTGCCCACGTACCGGGGTGAGGGACGCACCTTCCTCTGAGACACCTACGGCACCTGGAACGCCTAAGGCACCTGGAACACCGTGTCGAGCTGGTCCGGGACGATGCTGCCGTCCGTGCGCCGGACCGGCTGCGCCGTGCCGTCGCTCGCCGTGTAGCCGGTGGTGGCGCACGGGTACGGCGCCGTCTTCCGCTTCTTCGGCTCGATGAACATGGGGTTCACCAGCCAGCGCCCGTCGCCGTTCTCGTACGCCCGGCACATGAGTTCGTTCTTGTTGCGGTTGAGGACCAGGCGCAGCCCGGTGGCGTCCCTCAGGAACGAGATGTCGGTGTCGGAGTCGCCGGCGGCGAAGACCTGGCGGCGGTCGGCGGGCTGGACGCGCTCGGCGGCGGGGCCCCGGACGCCGAAGACCTCCTGGTTGATCCAGCAGCGTTTGCCGTCGATGTAGGTGATCATCGCGTCCTCTCCGTCCCGGACGCCGCCGCAGCCCTTGAGGTGGGTGGTGAGGCGCCCGTGGGAGGTCGTGTTGCGGATGCCGACGGCGTGGGAGGGGTCGATGCCGACGCCCTCGGCCCAGACGTCGACGACGGGTTCGGGCGAGGCGGAGACGATCCAGACGTCGAAGCCGCCGTCCTGGAGGGCGCGGATCAGATCCCGCTGCTGGTCGTAGTACCGGACCCAGCCGGTGACGCGGGAGCTGCCGACCTGCTGGGTGGCGCCCTGCGGGGCGGCGAGGTTCTCGGCGCGGGCGGCGGACGCGAAGGAGGCCGCCTCGCGGGTGGTCCAGCCGTGCAGGAGCTGGGCGAGCCAGGCGTACTGGGGCTCCATGCGTCGGTGGTCGTAGCCCGTGAAGGCCGTGCTGCCCGCGGTCGTGGCGCCGTTCCCGTACACGGCGAGGAGTTCGTCGGCGCAGCGGGTGTCGGTGGCGGTGGGGAGGGTGCGGACGCCGGTGGGACAGGCCCGGCCGAGGGCGGTCGCGGCCTCGGGGGTGAGGTGGCGGCTGGTGGTGGACCAGTCGCCGTCCTTCGGGGGCCGGACGCGGTCGTTGCGGAGCAGCCAGTAGAAGGTGGCGTCGCCGACGTCGTTCTTGATGACGGTGTTGTCCCAGTCGAAGACCGCGACCGGCTTCCGGCCGCCCTTGTCGTCACAGTGCTCGGCCAGCAGGGCGTCGATGCGGGCCTTGTTGTCGCCGTACCAGCCGTCGGAGACCTTCAGGGTGGGGCACGGGACGGGCCCGGCCTCGGCGTTCGACGCGGGGAGAAGGCCGGTGGCGGCGAGGGCGAGGGCGGCCGCCGCGGCGGAGGTGCGTAGCTTCATGGACGTTCTCCTGTCGGTACGCGCGACAGCCGGGCGCCTTGCGACGCCCGGCTGTCGGGTGGGGGGGGAGGGGTGGCGGCGGCGAGGGTCTAGAGGGGGGTCACGTACGCCCCGGAGATTCCGCCGTCGACGAGGAAGTCGCTGGCGTTGACGAAGGAGGAGTCGTCGCTCGCGAGGAAGGCGACGGCGGCGGCGATCTCCTCGGCCTCGGCGAAGCGGCCGACGGGGATGTGGACGAGGCGGCGCGCGGCCCGCTCGGGGTCCTTGGCGAACAGCTCCTGGAGCAGCGGGGTGTTGACCGGCCCGGGGCAGAGGGCGTTGACGCGGATGCCCTCGCGGGCGAACTGCACGCCGAGCTCGCGGGACATGGCGAGGACGCCGCCCTTGGACGCGGTGTACGAGATCTGGCTGGTGGCCGCGCCCATGAGGGCGACGAAGGAGGCGGTGTTGATGATGGAGCCCCTGCCCTGGCGGCGCATGTAGGGCAGGGCGGCCTTGCAGCAGAGGTAGACGGACGTGAGGTTGACGTCCTGGACGCGCTTCCAGGCCTCCAGGCCGGTCTCCAGGATGGAGTCGTCGTCGGGGGGCGAGATGCCCGCGTTGTTGAAGGCGATGTCGACGGAGCCGTACGTGTCGAAGGCGGTCTTGAACAGGGCCTCGACCTCCTCCGGGTCCGTGACGTCGACCTTCACGAAGGTGCCGCCGACCGCCTCGGCGGCGGCCTTGCCGGCGGTCTCGTCGATGTCGGCGCAGACGACGTTGGCGCCCTCGGAGGCGAGGCGGCGGGCGGTGGCGAGGCCGATGCCGCTGCCGGCTCCGGTGATGACGGCGGTGCGGCCGACGAGGCGGCGGCAGACGATCTCTTGGGTGGTCATGCGGTTCAGGCCTCCGTGCTGAGGAAGACGTTCTTGGTTTCGGTGAAGGCGGTCAGGGCGTCGGGGCCGAGTTCGCGGCCGAGGCCGGACTGCTGGTAGCCGCCGAACGGGGTCCAGTAGCGGACGCTGGAGTGGGAGTTGACGGAGAGGTTGCCGGCCCGGACGGCGCGGGAGGCGCGCAGGGCGCGGCCGACGTCGCGGGTCCAGATCGAGCCGGACAGGCCGTACTCGGTGGCGTTGGCGAGGCGGATCGCGTCGGCCTCGTCCTCGAAGGGGAGGACGACGGCGACGGGTCCGAAGATCTCCTCGACGGCGCAGGGGGCGGTCTCGGCGAGGCCGGTGAGGACGGTCGGCGGGAACCAGAAGCCGGGGCCCTCGGGCGCCTTGCCCCGGATGCCTTCGAGATCGTCGTTCACGTAGGAGCGGATGCGGTCGAGCTGGGCGCGGGAGATGAGCGGGCCCATCTGGGTGCGCTCGTCGGTCGGGTCGCCGACGACGATCTCCTCGACGGCGGGGGTGAGGAGCTCCAGGAAGCGGTCGTACGCGCTCCGCTGGACGAGGATGCGGGTGCGGGCGCAGCAGTCCTGGCCGCTGTTGTCGAGGAAGGCCATCGGCGCTGCGGCGGCGGCCGCCTCCAGGTCCGCGTCGGCGAAGACGATGTTGGGGCTCTTGCCGCCGAGTTCGAGGGTGACCCGCTTCACCTGGTCGGCGCATTTCGCCATGATCGACTTGCCGACCCTGGTGGAGCCGGTGAAGACGATCTTGGCGATGCCGGGGTGTTCGACGAGGGCGTTCCCGGCGACGGGGCCGGTGCCGGGGAGGACCTGGAAGAGGCCTTCGGGGAGGCCCGCCTCCAGGGCGAGTTCGGCGAGGCGGAGCGCGGTGAGGGGGGTGGTCTCGGCCGGCTTGAGGAGGACGGCGTTGCCGGCGGCGAGGGCGGGCGCGGTGGCCCAGGCGGCGATCGGCATGGGGAAGTTCCAGGGGGCGATGACGCCGACGACCCCGAGCGGTTCGAGGATCGTGATGTCGAGGCCGCCGGCCACCGGGATCTGGCGGCCGTTGAGCCGTTCCACTCCCCCGGCGGCGAAGTCGAGCAGGTCGCGGACGTTGCCGGCCTCCCAGCGGGCGTTGCCGATGGTGTGGCCGGCCTCGGTGACCTCCAGGCGGGCCAGTTCCTCGATGTGGTCGTCGACGACGGCGGCGAAGCGGCGGAGCAGCCGGGCCCGGTCGGCGGGCGCGGCGGCGGCCCAGCCGCGCTGGGCGGCGGTGGCGCGGGCGACGGCGGCGTCGACGTCGGCGGGGGTGGCGGCCGGGACGGTGGCGACCAGCTCTTCGGTCGCCGGGTTCAGTACCTGGAGCAACTCGTTCCTCTCACTTCACAGGTGCGTTTCTAGAGGCGTTCGAAGGAGCGGCGCAGCTCCCAGTCGGTCACCGCCGCGTCGAAGGCGTCGAGTTCGACGCGGGCCATGTTGCGGTAGTGCGCGACGACCTCGGCGCCGAAGGCGGCCTTGGCGATCTCGCTGGTCTCCCAGAGTTCGGCGGCCTCGCGCAGGGTGGTGGGGACGTGCGCGTACTCGGCGGTGTACGCGTTCCCGGTGCAGGGCGGGGGCAGTTCGAGGCGCTGCTCGATGCCGTACAGGCCGGCGGCGACCAGGCCGGCGACGGCGAGGTAGGGGTTGACGTCGCCGCCGGGGAGGCGGTTCTCGAAGCGGGTGGAGCGGCCGTGGCCGACGACCCGGAGCGAGCAGGTGCGGTTGTCGTGGCCCCAGGCGACGGCGGTGGGCGCGAAGGACCCGGGCTGGAACCGCTTGTAGGAGTTGATGTTCGGGGCGTACAGGAGGGAGAAGTCGCGGAGGGCGGCGAGCTGTCCTGCGAGGAAGTGCCGCATGGTCTCGGACATGCCGTGGGCGTCGTCCCCGGCCATCACGTTGTGTCCCTCGGCGTCCTGGAGCGAGAGGTGGATGTGACAGGAGTTGCCCTCGCGCTCGTTGTACTTCGCCATGAAGGTGAGCGAGCAGCCCTCCTGGGCGGCGATCTCCTTGGCGCCCGTCTTGTAGACGGCGTGCTGGTCGCAGGTGACGAGGGCCTCGTCGTACTTGAAGGCGATCTCGTGCTGGCCGGGGTTGCACTCGCCCTTGGCGGACTCGACCGTGAGTCCGGCGCCGGTCATCTCGTTGCGGATGCGGCGCAGGAGCGGTTCGATGCGTCCGGTACCGAGGACGGAGTAGTCGATGTTGTACTGGTTGGCGGGGGTGAGGCCGCGGTAGTTCGCGTCCCAGGCCTGCTCGTAGCTGTCCTTGAAGACGATGAACTCGAGCTCGGTGCCCACGTGCGCCGTGAGGCCGAGCTCCGCGAGGCGCTCCAGCTGGCGGCGGAGGATCTGGCGGGGCGCGGCGACGACCGGGGTGCCGTCGGCCCAGGCGAGGTCGGCCGTCACCATGGCGGTGGCGTCGTTCCAGGGGAGGCGGCGGAGGGTGGTGAGGTCGGGGTGCATCGCGAAGTCGCCGTAGCCGCGGTCCCAGGAGGACATCTCGTAGCCGTCGACGGTGTTCATCTCGGTGTCGACGGCGAGGAGGTAGTTGCAGCCCTCGGTGCCGTGGCCGAGGACCTCGTCCAGGAAGAACGGTGCGGCGAACCGCTTGCCCTGGAGTCTTCCCTGCATGTCGGGGAAGGCCAGGACGAC
This is a stretch of genomic DNA from Streptomyces sp. R44. It encodes these proteins:
- a CDS encoding amino acid deaminase/aldolase — protein: MTPRAADRARYDRATAHLDAPVAIVDLEAFDANAADLVRRAGGKPVRVASKSVRCRALLERVLARDGFAGIMSFTLDESLWLARAGFEDVLLAYPSADRAGFGELARDPKLAAAVTVMVDDVAQLDLIDTARAGGTEEVRVCLELDTALQLWGGRIRVGARRSPLRTPADLAELARSVVRRPGFRLVGIMAYEGHVAGVGDAVAGRPLRSRAIRLMQSAARKELAERRAAAVRAVRALAPDLEFVNGGGTGSVQHTAAEDAVTEIAAGSGLFVPRLFDNYTSFTGRPAALFAQPVVRRPGVGVVTVLGGGYPASGAAGPDRLPVPYLPEGLRYDPQEGPGEVQTPLLGSPADDLRIGDKVWFRHAKAGELCERFESLHLVEGDRVTATVPTYRGEGRTFL
- a CDS encoding haloacid dehalogenase-like hydrolase; translated protein: MKLRTSAAAAALALAATGLLPASNAEAGPVPCPTLKVSDGWYGDNKARIDALLAEHCDDKGGRKPVAVFDWDNTVIKNDVGDATFYWLLRNDRVRPPKDGDWSTTSRHLTPEAATALGRACPTGVRTLPTATDTRCADELLAVYGNGATTAGSTAFTGYDHRRMEPQYAWLAQLLHGWTTREAASFASAARAENLAAPQGATQQVGSSRVTGWVRYYDQQRDLIRALQDGGFDVWIVSASPEPVVDVWAEGVGIDPSHAVGIRNTTSHGRLTTHLKGCGGVRDGEDAMITYIDGKRCWINQEVFGVRGPAAERVQPADRRQVFAAGDSDTDISFLRDATGLRLVLNRNKNELMCRAYENGDGRWLVNPMFIEPKKRKTAPYPCATTGYTASDGTAQPVRRTDGSIVPDQLDTVFQVP
- a CDS encoding 3-oxoacyl-ACP reductase, whose translation is MTTQEIVCRRLVGRTAVITGAGSGIGLATARRLASEGANVVCADIDETAGKAAAEAVGGTFVKVDVTDPEEVEALFKTAFDTYGSVDIAFNNAGISPPDDDSILETGLEAWKRVQDVNLTSVYLCCKAALPYMRRQGRGSIINTASFVALMGAATSQISYTASKGGVLAMSRELGVQFAREGIRVNALCPGPVNTPLLQELFAKDPERAARRLVHIPVGRFAEAEEIAAAVAFLASDDSSFVNASDFLVDGGISGAYVTPL
- a CDS encoding aldehyde dehydrogenase, giving the protein MLQVLNPATEELVATVPAATPADVDAAVARATAAQRGWAAAAPADRARLLRRFAAVVDDHIEELARLEVTEAGHTIGNARWEAGNVRDLLDFAAGGVERLNGRQIPVAGGLDITILEPLGVVGVIAPWNFPMPIAAWATAPALAAGNAVLLKPAETTPLTALRLAELALEAGLPEGLFQVLPGTGPVAGNALVEHPGIAKIVFTGSTRVGKSIMAKCADQVKRVTLELGGKSPNIVFADADLEAAAAAAPMAFLDNSGQDCCARTRILVQRSAYDRFLELLTPAVEEIVVGDPTDERTQMGPLISRAQLDRIRSYVNDDLEGIRGKAPEGPGFWFPPTVLTGLAETAPCAVEEIFGPVAVVLPFEDEADAIRLANATEYGLSGSIWTRDVGRALRASRAVRAGNLSVNSHSSVRYWTPFGGYQQSGLGRELGPDALTAFTETKNVFLSTEA
- a CDS encoding glutamine synthetase family protein yields the protein MADRTPPLTVEELRALVASGEIDTVVLAFPDMQGRLQGKRFAAPFFLDEVLGHGTEGCNYLLAVDTEMNTVDGYEMSSWDRGYGDFAMHPDLTTLRRLPWNDATAMVTADLAWADGTPVVAAPRQILRRQLERLAELGLTAHVGTELEFIVFKDSYEQAWDANYRGLTPANQYNIDYSVLGTGRIEPLLRRIRNEMTGAGLTVESAKGECNPGQHEIAFKYDEALVTCDQHAVYKTGAKEIAAQEGCSLTFMAKYNEREGNSCHIHLSLQDAEGHNVMAGDDAHGMSETMRHFLAGQLAALRDFSLLYAPNINSYKRFQPGSFAPTAVAWGHDNRTCSLRVVGHGRSTRFENRLPGGDVNPYLAVAGLVAAGLYGIEQRLELPPPCTGNAYTAEYAHVPTTLREAAELWETSEIAKAAFGAEVVAHYRNMARVELDAFDAAVTDWELRRSFERL